The Chanos chanos chromosome 6, fChaCha1.1, whole genome shotgun sequence genome includes a region encoding these proteins:
- the LOC115814282 gene encoding tripartite motif-containing protein 16-like isoform X2: MAEASISVGQDQFMCPVCLELLKDPVTIPCGHSYCMGCIKGCWDQDDQKGVYSCPQCRQTFTPEPYLAKNTMLAEVVQKLKKARPPCPAAPPAHCDTGDVECDFCIGKKEKAVKSCLTCLASYCQTHLQPHYESPAFQKHTLVKASTRLQDKICPHHNELIKLWCQTDQQFMCYLCMVDEHRDHKTVSVAAERTEREKQLGESQRKTQQRIQDREKEVQELRQAVESLRRSAQAAVEDSERIFTELIRSIERRRREVTELIRDQEKSELNDTEGVLKRLEREIADLRRRDTELEQLSHTEDHIHFLQSFPSLCAHPGSTDVPSITVSPHLSFEDVGKSVSQLKEQLEDFCKEELERLSTQVINISIVHDLASKPRKEEDFLRYSSEFTLDPNTAHKHLRLSEGNRVVTWSDPPQSYPDRPERFNSYLAVLCRESVSARCYWEVEWSGKWRYGEGEVYGVYVAVSYKSLGRKGLGNECRFGYNDQSWTLVRFLSGYSFIHNNTKTKLPIVPSSYRIGVYVDHRAGTLSFYEVSDTMTLLHRVHTTFTQPLYPGYSIWSGSKVKLCHQPK, translated from the exons ATGGCAGAGGCAAGTATTTCAGTAGGTCAGGACCAGttcatgtgtccagtctgtctggagcTTCTTAAGGATCCtgtgactattccctgtggacacagttactgtatgggctgtattaagggctgctgggatcaggatgatcagaagggagtctacagctgcccccagtgcagacagaccttcACTCCTGAGCCATATCTAGCAAAAAACACTATGCTGGCTGAAGTGGTGCAGAAACTAAAGAAGGCAAGACCACCTTgtcctgctgctcctcctgctcactgtgacactggagatgtggagtgtgactTTTGTAttgggaagaaagaaaaagccgtCAAGTCCTGTCTGACATGTCTGGCTTCATACTGTCAGACTCACCTCCAGCCTCACTATGAATCTCCTGCCTTCCAGAAACACACGCTGGTCAAAGCCTCCACACGACTACAGGACAAGATTTGTCCTCATCATAATGAACTGATAAAGCTTTGGTGTCAAACTGACCAACAGttcatgtgttatctgtgtatggtggatgaacacagagaccataaaacagtatcagtggcagcagagaggactgaaagaGAG aaacagttgggagaaagtcagaggaaaacccagcagagaatccaggacagagagaaggaggtgcaggagctgagacaggctgtggagtctctgagg cgctctgcacaggcagcagtggaggacagtgagaggatctttactgaactgatccgctccattgagagaaggcgccgtgaggtgacagagctgatcagagatcaggagaagagtgaacTGAATGACACTGAGGGTGTACTGAAACGACTGGAGCGGGAGATTgctgatctgaggaggagagacactgaactggagcagctttcacacacagaggaccacatccatttcctccag agttttccatctctctgtgccCATCCTGGATCTACTGATGTTcccagcatcactgtcagtccacacctctcttttgaggatgtaggaaaatctgtctctcagctgaaagagcaACTGGAGGATTTCTGCAAGGAGGAGCTTGAGAGACTTTCCACACAAG tTATTAACATCAGTATCGTTCATGATCTGGCATCCAAACCCAGAAAAGA GGAAGACTTTTTACGAT ATTCCAGTGAGTtcacactggatcccaacacagcacataaacacctccgtctgtctgaggggaacagagtggtGACATGGAGTGACCCACCGCAGTCATATCCTGATCGTCCGGAGAGATTTAACAGTTATCTTGCGGTgctgtgtagagagagtgtgtctgcacgctgttactgggaagtggagtggagtgggaaGTGGAGGTATGGGGAGGGTGAGGTATATGGGGTGTATGTGGCAGTGTCATATAAAAGCTTGGGCAGGAAGGGACTTGGTAATGAATGTAGGTTTGGATATAATGATCAGTCCTGGACCTTGGTCCGCTTTCTCTCCGGttactcattcatacacaataATACGAAGACTAAACTCCCCATAGTTCCCAGTTCCtacagaataggagtgtatgtggaccacagggcaggaactctgtccttctacgaggtctctgacacaatgaccctcctccacagagtccacaccacattcactcagcccctctatcctgGGTATAGTATCTGGTCAGGGTCAAAGGTAAAGTTATGTCACCagccaaaatga
- the LOC115814282 gene encoding tripartite motif-containing protein 16-like isoform X1, which yields MAEASISVGQDQFMCPVCLELLKDPVTIPCGHSYCMGCIKGCWDQDDQKGVYSCPQCRQTFTPEPYLAKNTMLAEVVQKLKKARPPCPAAPPAHCDTGDVECDFCIGKKEKAVKSCLTCLASYCQTHLQPHYESPAFQKHTLVKASTRLQDKICPHHNELIKLWCQTDQQFMCYLCMVDEHRDHKTVSVAAERTEREKQLGESQRKTQQRIQDREKEVQELRQAVESLRRSAQAAVEDSERIFTELIRSIERRRREVTELIRDQEKSELNDTEGVLKRLEREIADLRRRDTELEQLSHTEDHIHFLQSFPSLCAHPGSTDVPSITVSPHLSFEDVGKSVSQLKEQLEDFCKEELERLSTQVINISIVHDLASKPRKELSRHSSEFTLDPNTAHKHLRLSEGNRVVTWSDPPQSYPDRPERFNSYLAVLCRESVSARCYWEVEWSGKWRYGEGEVYGVYVAVSYKSLGRKGLGNECRFGYNDQSWTLVRFLSGYSFIHNNTKTKLPIVPSSYRIGVYVDHRAGTLSFYEVSDTMTLLHRVHTTFTQPLYPGYSIWSGSKVKLCHQPK from the exons ATGGCAGAGGCAAGTATTTCAGTAGGTCAGGACCAGttcatgtgtccagtctgtctggagcTTCTTAAGGATCCtgtgactattccctgtggacacagttactgtatgggctgtattaagggctgctgggatcaggatgatcagaagggagtctacagctgcccccagtgcagacagaccttcACTCCTGAGCCATATCTAGCAAAAAACACTATGCTGGCTGAAGTGGTGCAGAAACTAAAGAAGGCAAGACCACCTTgtcctgctgctcctcctgctcactgtgacactggagatgtggagtgtgactTTTGTAttgggaagaaagaaaaagccgtCAAGTCCTGTCTGACATGTCTGGCTTCATACTGTCAGACTCACCTCCAGCCTCACTATGAATCTCCTGCCTTCCAGAAACACACGCTGGTCAAAGCCTCCACACGACTACAGGACAAGATTTGTCCTCATCATAATGAACTGATAAAGCTTTGGTGTCAAACTGACCAACAGttcatgtgttatctgtgtatggtggatgaacacagagaccataaaacagtatcagtggcagcagagaggactgaaagaGAG aaacagttgggagaaagtcagaggaaaacccagcagagaatccaggacagagagaaggaggtgcaggagctgagacaggctgtggagtctctgagg cgctctgcacaggcagcagtggaggacagtgagaggatctttactgaactgatccgctccattgagagaaggcgccgtgaggtgacagagctgatcagagatcaggagaagagtgaacTGAATGACACTGAGGGTGTACTGAAACGACTGGAGCGGGAGATTgctgatctgaggaggagagacactgaactggagcagctttcacacacagaggaccacatccatttcctccag agttttccatctctctgtgccCATCCTGGATCTACTGATGTTcccagcatcactgtcagtccacacctctcttttgaggatgtaggaaaatctgtctctcagctgaaagagcaACTGGAGGATTTCTGCAAGGAGGAGCTTGAGAGACTTTCCACACAAG tTATTAACATCAGTATCGTTCATGATCTGGCATCCAAACCCAGAAAAGAGCTCTCACGAC ATTCCAGTGAGTtcacactggatcccaacacagcacataaacacctccgtctgtctgaggggaacagagtggtGACATGGAGTGACCCACCGCAGTCATATCCTGATCGTCCGGAGAGATTTAACAGTTATCTTGCGGTgctgtgtagagagagtgtgtctgcacgctgttactgggaagtggagtggagtgggaaGTGGAGGTATGGGGAGGGTGAGGTATATGGGGTGTATGTGGCAGTGTCATATAAAAGCTTGGGCAGGAAGGGACTTGGTAATGAATGTAGGTTTGGATATAATGATCAGTCCTGGACCTTGGTCCGCTTTCTCTCCGGttactcattcatacacaataATACGAAGACTAAACTCCCCATAGTTCCCAGTTCCtacagaataggagtgtatgtggaccacagggcaggaactctgtccttctacgaggtctctgacacaatgaccctcctccacagagtccacaccacattcactcagcccctctatcctgGGTATAGTATCTGGTCAGGGTCAAAGGTAAAGTTATGTCACCagccaaaatga
- the LOC115814282 gene encoding tripartite motif-containing protein 16-like isoform X4 yields MAEASISVGQDQFMCPVCLELLKDPVTIPCGHSYCMGCIKGCWDQDDQKGVYSCPQCRQTFTPEPYLAKNTMLAEVVQKLKKARPPCPAAPPAHCDTGDVECDFCIGKKEKAVKSCLTCLASYCQTHLQPHYESPAFQKHTLVKASTRLQDKICPHHNELIKLWCQTDQQFMCYLCMVDEHRDHKTVSVAAERTEREKQLGESQRKTQQRIQDREKEVQELRQAVESLRRSAQAAVEDSERIFTELIRSIERRRREVTELIRDQEKSELNDTEGVLKRLEREIADLRRRDTELEQLSHTEDHIHFLQSFPSLCAHPGSTDVPSITVSPHLSFEDVGKSVSQLKEQLEDFCKEELERLSTQVTWASMKKREDFLRYSSEFTLDPNTAHKHLRLSEGNRVVTWSDPPQSYPDRPERFNSYLAVLCRESVSARCYWEVEWSGKWRYGEGEVYGVYVAVSYKSLGRKGLGNECRFGYNDQSWTLVRFLSGYSFIHNNTKTKLPIVPSSYRIGVYVDHRAGTLSFYEVSDTMTLLHRVHTTFTQPLYPGYSIWSGSKVKLCHQPK; encoded by the exons ATGGCAGAGGCAAGTATTTCAGTAGGTCAGGACCAGttcatgtgtccagtctgtctggagcTTCTTAAGGATCCtgtgactattccctgtggacacagttactgtatgggctgtattaagggctgctgggatcaggatgatcagaagggagtctacagctgcccccagtgcagacagaccttcACTCCTGAGCCATATCTAGCAAAAAACACTATGCTGGCTGAAGTGGTGCAGAAACTAAAGAAGGCAAGACCACCTTgtcctgctgctcctcctgctcactgtgacactggagatgtggagtgtgactTTTGTAttgggaagaaagaaaaagccgtCAAGTCCTGTCTGACATGTCTGGCTTCATACTGTCAGACTCACCTCCAGCCTCACTATGAATCTCCTGCCTTCCAGAAACACACGCTGGTCAAAGCCTCCACACGACTACAGGACAAGATTTGTCCTCATCATAATGAACTGATAAAGCTTTGGTGTCAAACTGACCAACAGttcatgtgttatctgtgtatggtggatgaacacagagaccataaaacagtatcagtggcagcagagaggactgaaagaGAG aaacagttgggagaaagtcagaggaaaacccagcagagaatccaggacagagagaaggaggtgcaggagctgagacaggctgtggagtctctgagg cgctctgcacaggcagcagtggaggacagtgagaggatctttactgaactgatccgctccattgagagaaggcgccgtgaggtgacagagctgatcagagatcaggagaagagtgaacTGAATGACACTGAGGGTGTACTGAAACGACTGGAGCGGGAGATTgctgatctgaggaggagagacactgaactggagcagctttcacacacagaggaccacatccatttcctccag agttttccatctctctgtgccCATCCTGGATCTACTGATGTTcccagcatcactgtcagtccacacctctcttttgaggatgtaggaaaatctgtctctcagctgaaagagcaACTGGAGGATTTCTGCAAGGAGGAGCTTGAGAGACTTTCCACACAAG TAACAT GGGCAAGCATGAAGAAAAGGGAAGACTTTTTACGAT ATTCCAGTGAGTtcacactggatcccaacacagcacataaacacctccgtctgtctgaggggaacagagtggtGACATGGAGTGACCCACCGCAGTCATATCCTGATCGTCCGGAGAGATTTAACAGTTATCTTGCGGTgctgtgtagagagagtgtgtctgcacgctgttactgggaagtggagtggagtgggaaGTGGAGGTATGGGGAGGGTGAGGTATATGGGGTGTATGTGGCAGTGTCATATAAAAGCTTGGGCAGGAAGGGACTTGGTAATGAATGTAGGTTTGGATATAATGATCAGTCCTGGACCTTGGTCCGCTTTCTCTCCGGttactcattcatacacaataATACGAAGACTAAACTCCCCATAGTTCCCAGTTCCtacagaataggagtgtatgtggaccacagggcaggaactctgtccttctacgaggtctctgacacaatgaccctcctccacagagtccacaccacattcactcagcccctctatcctgGGTATAGTATCTGGTCAGGGTCAAAGGTAAAGTTATGTCACCagccaaaatga
- the LOC115814282 gene encoding tripartite motif-containing protein 16-like isoform X3 yields the protein MAEASISVGQDQFMCPVCLELLKDPVTIPCGHSYCMGCIKGCWDQDDQKGVYSCPQCRQTFTPEPYLAKNTMLAEVVQKLKKARPPCPAAPPAHCDTGDVECDFCIGKKEKAVKSCLTCLASYCQTHLQPHYESPAFQKHTLVKASTRLQDKICPHHNELIKLWCQTDQQFMCYLCMVDEHRDHKTVSVAAERTEREKQLGESQRKTQQRIQDREKEVQELRQAVESLRRSAQAAVEDSERIFTELIRSIERRRREVTELIRDQEKSELNDTEGVLKRLEREIADLRRRDTELEQLSHTEDHIHFLQSFPSLCAHPGSTDVPSITVSPHLSFEDVGKSVSQLKEQLEDFCKEELERLSTQGASMKKREDFLRYSSEFTLDPNTAHKHLRLSEGNRVVTWSDPPQSYPDRPERFNSYLAVLCRESVSARCYWEVEWSGKWRYGEGEVYGVYVAVSYKSLGRKGLGNECRFGYNDQSWTLVRFLSGYSFIHNNTKTKLPIVPSSYRIGVYVDHRAGTLSFYEVSDTMTLLHRVHTTFTQPLYPGYSIWSGSKVKLCHQPK from the exons ATGGCAGAGGCAAGTATTTCAGTAGGTCAGGACCAGttcatgtgtccagtctgtctggagcTTCTTAAGGATCCtgtgactattccctgtggacacagttactgtatgggctgtattaagggctgctgggatcaggatgatcagaagggagtctacagctgcccccagtgcagacagaccttcACTCCTGAGCCATATCTAGCAAAAAACACTATGCTGGCTGAAGTGGTGCAGAAACTAAAGAAGGCAAGACCACCTTgtcctgctgctcctcctgctcactgtgacactggagatgtggagtgtgactTTTGTAttgggaagaaagaaaaagccgtCAAGTCCTGTCTGACATGTCTGGCTTCATACTGTCAGACTCACCTCCAGCCTCACTATGAATCTCCTGCCTTCCAGAAACACACGCTGGTCAAAGCCTCCACACGACTACAGGACAAGATTTGTCCTCATCATAATGAACTGATAAAGCTTTGGTGTCAAACTGACCAACAGttcatgtgttatctgtgtatggtggatgaacacagagaccataaaacagtatcagtggcagcagagaggactgaaagaGAG aaacagttgggagaaagtcagaggaaaacccagcagagaatccaggacagagagaaggaggtgcaggagctgagacaggctgtggagtctctgagg cgctctgcacaggcagcagtggaggacagtgagaggatctttactgaactgatccgctccattgagagaaggcgccgtgaggtgacagagctgatcagagatcaggagaagagtgaacTGAATGACACTGAGGGTGTACTGAAACGACTGGAGCGGGAGATTgctgatctgaggaggagagacactgaactggagcagctttcacacacagaggaccacatccatttcctccag agttttccatctctctgtgccCATCCTGGATCTACTGATGTTcccagcatcactgtcagtccacacctctcttttgaggatgtaggaaaatctgtctctcagctgaaagagcaACTGGAGGATTTCTGCAAGGAGGAGCTTGAGAGACTTTCCACACAAG GGGCAAGCATGAAGAAAAGGGAAGACTTTTTACGAT ATTCCAGTGAGTtcacactggatcccaacacagcacataaacacctccgtctgtctgaggggaacagagtggtGACATGGAGTGACCCACCGCAGTCATATCCTGATCGTCCGGAGAGATTTAACAGTTATCTTGCGGTgctgtgtagagagagtgtgtctgcacgctgttactgggaagtggagtggagtgggaaGTGGAGGTATGGGGAGGGTGAGGTATATGGGGTGTATGTGGCAGTGTCATATAAAAGCTTGGGCAGGAAGGGACTTGGTAATGAATGTAGGTTTGGATATAATGATCAGTCCTGGACCTTGGTCCGCTTTCTCTCCGGttactcattcatacacaataATACGAAGACTAAACTCCCCATAGTTCCCAGTTCCtacagaataggagtgtatgtggaccacagggcaggaactctgtccttctacgaggtctctgacacaatgaccctcctccacagagtccacaccacattcactcagcccctctatcctgGGTATAGTATCTGGTCAGGGTCAAAGGTAAAGTTATGTCACCagccaaaatga